One stretch of Nitrospirota bacterium DNA includes these proteins:
- the galT gene encoding galactose-1-phosphate uridylyltransferase, which yields MSRLRKDPIVGRWIIISTERPKKPEDYSFEELPDDVTPAECPFCGGNEAKTPPEIASFRTEKSAPNSEGWWVRVIPSKFPVLHIEGTLEREGSGIYDWMNGIGAHEIIIESPEHALRLEELPESQVEKVLWSYRDRILDLERDSRLRYVLVFKNQGWTAGSALNHSHSQIIATPVVPKAVKEKLDGAKSYYDYKERCLFCDIIRQELATPERVIEETRHFLVMVPFAPRFPFETWIYPKKHLCSYVDISKEEIMDFSRTLRHTLQRLGKVLKNPPYNYMLYSAPNRIARRGHWHTLNDDFHWHLEITPRLMRVAGFERGSGFYINPTPPEAAAQYLREVKL from the coding sequence ATGTCCCGCCTGCGTAAAGACCCCATCGTCGGCCGGTGGATCATCATTTCCACCGAGCGTCCGAAAAAACCCGAAGACTATTCATTTGAAGAGCTGCCTGATGATGTGACGCCTGCGGAGTGTCCGTTCTGCGGCGGCAATGAGGCAAAGACACCCCCGGAGATCGCCTCGTTCCGCACCGAGAAGTCCGCACCGAATAGCGAAGGCTGGTGGGTGCGCGTGATCCCGAGCAAGTTCCCGGTGCTGCATATCGAAGGCACCCTTGAGCGCGAGGGCAGCGGCATCTACGACTGGATGAACGGCATCGGCGCCCACGAGATCATTATCGAGAGCCCTGAGCACGCGCTCCGGCTCGAGGAGCTCCCCGAAAGCCAGGTGGAAAAAGTGCTCTGGTCCTACCGTGACCGGATCCTCGATCTCGAGCGGGACAGCAGGCTCCGCTATGTCCTGGTTTTCAAGAACCAGGGCTGGACCGCCGGCTCGGCCCTGAACCACTCCCATTCCCAGATCATTGCCACACCGGTCGTCCCCAAGGCCGTGAAGGAAAAGCTGGATGGCGCCAAATCGTACTATGATTATAAAGAGCGATGTCTCTTCTGCGACATCATCAGGCAGGAACTTGCAACTCCGGAGCGCGTGATCGAGGAGACGCGCCACTTCCTGGTCATGGTGCCCTTCGCGCCTCGATTTCCCTTCGAAACCTGGATCTATCCCAAAAAACATCTGTGCTCCTATGTGGACATTTCCAAGGAGGAGATCATGGACTTTTCCCGGACGCTCCGCCATACGCTCCAGCGTCTCGGGAAGGTACTCAAGAATCCCCCGTACAATTATATGCTTTACTCCGCGCCGAACCGCATCGCGCGCCGCGGTCACTGGCATACCCTGAACGACGACTTCCATTGGCACCTTGAGATCACACCACGGCTCATGCGCGTT
- a CDS encoding response regulator, translating into MKILVVDDEEGARDLFNTILTDEGYDVSLANGGEEALSLFKSRPFNLVITDIKMPVMDGLQLLQEIRKMGSKTDVIMVTAYGEVESYLKAMSLGAAEYINKPIRIKELKQIVHKVLTEQRARSGS; encoded by the coding sequence ATGAAGATTCTTGTTGTCGATGACGAAGAAGGCGCTCGCGATCTCTTCAATACCATATTGACCGATGAAGGCTATGACGTTTCCCTCGCCAACGGCGGTGAGGAAGCGCTGAGCCTTTTCAAAAGCCGCCCCTTTAACCTCGTTATCACGGACATCAAGATGCCGGTCATGGACGGCCTGCAACTCCTGCAGGAAATCCGGAAGATGGGGTCAAAAACAGACGTGATCATGGTTACCGCGTATGGCGAGGTGGAAAGCTATCTCAAGGCCATGAGCCTTGGCGCCGCCGAGTATATCAACAAGCCCATCCGTATCAAGGAACTGAAACAGATCGTGCACAAGGTGCTGACCGAGCAGCGGGCGAGGTCGGGCAGCTGA